One part of the Ochrobactrum quorumnocens genome encodes these proteins:
- a CDS encoding sugar ABC transporter ATP-binding protein: MAYLETSGLGRDFPGVTALDGVDLKIELGRTHILAGENGAGKSTLVKILTGTDSASRGQVLIDGHDPTTDPALYKNVAYVPQELTLFPQMSVAENLFMPFSRTGHGGFLVNRKALMEEAKSYLTRFGIEARADDLVANISVSDQQLLQIARACTNEQMKVLILDEPTSSLTRVEVERVFKVIRGLLDRDHAIVFISHKMEEVFQIGDDYTVLRNGTKIESGHIKDVTEADLIRAMSGRDLSFDEHFRPAAPTTETIMEVRGLSGSRFEDISFDLRKGEILGFAGLVGAGRSEVMQTIFGFLKAKAGEVKVEGESWTLNDTSRSVAGGMLYLSEERKHHGIFPLLSLRENIGISVLSLTSGKLGISDNRERSIVQKIIDDYGIRTSGMGKRISQLSGGNQQKAIIGRAMATRPRVLIFDEPTKGIDIRTKSEIYRIMKNLAEEGVGVILVSSELNELQKCASRIITMHNGHITGEFSTTDTNNETLVGAIFGTEVKADAN, from the coding sequence ATGGCTTATCTTGAAACAAGCGGATTAGGCCGGGACTTTCCGGGCGTAACCGCGCTGGACGGCGTTGACCTGAAAATTGAGTTGGGTCGCACGCATATTCTTGCTGGCGAAAACGGTGCCGGTAAATCGACACTCGTTAAAATTCTGACCGGAACCGATAGCGCTTCGCGCGGTCAGGTGTTGATCGATGGTCACGACCCGACGACCGATCCTGCTCTTTATAAAAACGTTGCCTATGTTCCGCAGGAGCTGACTCTTTTCCCGCAGATGAGTGTGGCTGAAAACCTGTTCATGCCTTTCAGCCGAACCGGCCATGGCGGCTTTCTCGTCAACCGCAAGGCGTTGATGGAAGAGGCTAAATCCTATCTGACCCGCTTTGGCATAGAAGCGCGGGCAGATGATCTGGTCGCCAATATTTCTGTGTCCGATCAGCAGCTTTTGCAGATCGCGCGCGCCTGTACCAATGAGCAGATGAAGGTGCTTATTCTTGATGAGCCGACTTCATCCTTGACGCGTGTGGAGGTGGAGCGTGTCTTCAAGGTTATCCGTGGTCTGCTTGATCGCGATCATGCCATTGTTTTCATCAGCCACAAGATGGAAGAAGTCTTCCAGATTGGTGATGATTATACCGTTCTTCGTAATGGGACCAAGATCGAAAGCGGTCACATCAAGGACGTGACGGAAGCCGATCTCATCCGTGCCATGTCTGGCCGCGATCTTTCTTTTGATGAGCATTTCCGTCCAGCCGCACCAACAACTGAAACCATCATGGAAGTGCGCGGGCTTTCCGGCTCTCGCTTTGAAGATATCAGTTTCGATCTGCGCAAGGGTGAGATTCTTGGCTTTGCCGGTCTGGTTGGGGCAGGGCGCTCTGAGGTTATGCAGACGATCTTCGGTTTTCTTAAAGCCAAAGCGGGCGAAGTGAAGGTTGAAGGCGAAAGCTGGACACTCAACGATACGTCGCGCTCAGTTGCGGGCGGTATGCTTTATCTTTCGGAAGAAAGAAAGCATCACGGAATTTTCCCGCTTCTGTCTTTGCGCGAAAATATCGGCATTTCCGTCTTGTCTTTGACCAGCGGCAAGCTCGGTATCAGCGATAATCGTGAGCGCAGTATCGTTCAGAAGATCATCGACGATTACGGCATTCGCACATCCGGCATGGGCAAGCGAATCTCGCAGCTCTCGGGTGGCAATCAGCAGAAGGCGATTATAGGGCGTGCCATGGCTACCCGCCCGCGGGTGCTCATTTTTGATGAGCCGACCAAGGGCATCGATATCCGAACCAAATCCGAGATCTATCGCATCATGAAAAATCTCGCTGAAGAAGGCGTGGGCGTCATCCTCGTCTCTTCAGAACTCAACGAATTGCAGAAATGCGCGAGCCGGATCATCACCATGCACAATGGCCATATCACCGGTGAGTTCTCCACCACCGATACCAACAATGAAACACTCGTGGGCGCGATCTTTGGAACAGAGGTAAAAGCCGATGCAAACTAA
- a CDS encoding ABC transporter permease translates to MQTNPLSNLIRTPLAGVFVALLVIFSLSAILSPYFLTPYNLSVVARGLAFVGLITIAQSMLMVLGELDLSLGVIGGLSGVVSGILMVRMGFEPYSAMLLAILLGLCLGLFNGFLVTFLRLHSLVLTIGTAGIFGGANLVLTRGVAITGIPRDVQYLGRGDLFGVPVPFIIMFVALLVATFVMLKTPFGRYMYAIGNNRDGARMLGIRVDRVRLMVFGVAGAIAGLAGVLMVARLGTAQPSIGDSWVLAPIAASVIGGVATTGGIGSPIGAILGAGIIAIIENIIVLFGVSPYWQGIVSGAIVVLAISFDAISRRYLRRDAH, encoded by the coding sequence ATGCAAACTAACCCCCTTTCCAATCTCATTCGCACACCGCTAGCAGGCGTTTTCGTAGCGCTGCTGGTGATATTTTCCCTTTCAGCGATCCTGTCGCCCTATTTTCTCACGCCGTACAACCTGTCGGTTGTTGCGCGCGGTCTGGCCTTTGTTGGCCTCATCACAATTGCACAGTCCATGCTGATGGTACTGGGCGAGCTTGATCTGTCGCTTGGTGTGATTGGCGGTCTCAGCGGTGTCGTTTCCGGCATTCTGATGGTGCGGATGGGTTTCGAGCCTTATTCTGCGATGTTGCTTGCCATTCTGCTGGGGCTTTGCCTCGGTCTTTTCAATGGTTTCCTTGTTACTTTCCTGCGCCTGCATTCGCTGGTGCTGACCATCGGTACGGCGGGGATCTTCGGCGGTGCCAATCTCGTACTCACGCGAGGTGTTGCGATCACCGGTATTCCACGTGATGTGCAGTATCTTGGTCGCGGCGATCTCTTCGGTGTGCCGGTGCCTTTCATCATCATGTTTGTTGCACTGCTGGTTGCCACTTTCGTGATGCTGAAAACACCGTTCGGCCGTTACATGTATGCCATCGGCAACAATCGTGATGGCGCACGTATGCTGGGCATTCGCGTTGATCGTGTGCGTCTTATGGTGTTCGGTGTAGCCGGTGCAATTGCAGGTCTTGCAGGTGTGCTGATGGTTGCCCGTCTTGGAACGGCACAGCCTTCCATTGGCGACAGCTGGGTGCTGGCTCCGATTGCTGCTTCCGTCATCGGCGGCGTTGCCACAACAGGCGGTATCGGTAGCCCGATTGGTGCGATCCTCGGTGCAGGTATCATCGCTATTATTGAAAACATTATCGTTCTGTTTGGTGTCTCCCCCTATTGGCAGGGCATTGTTTCAGGTGCAATCGTCGTGCTGGCTATCTCGTTCGATGCCATATCGCGTCGTTATCTGCGCCGGGATGCCCACTGA